A genomic stretch from Podospora pseudoanserina strain CBS 124.78 chromosome 3, whole genome shotgun sequence includes:
- a CDS encoding hypothetical protein (COG:E; EggNog:ENOG503NVKE) produces the protein MSPQLGALLHRSLRVYQVWGANTEVGKTVFSTILCKLTSGYKPDEKTAFLKPVSTGPAEEADGRHISKFIPGLDSQTLYQFDLPVSPHLAAQVSQQNTPSDEEVLCKIHEFASRLASTNPGWLFVETAGGVHSPGPSGTTQADLYRPLRLPAILIGDAKLGGISSTISAFESLKIRGYDVELVLLFEDKTYQNHSYLTPYFQEKHSIPVQTVPLPPPRLSPSNDISNMQAYYTTALGLPSLSAIPSHLSSLHQARIARLQSMPETASKTIWYPFTQHQQLTPDKITVIDSAKDSHFDTFQSGSPSKSLLRPMFDGSASWWTQGLGHGNPALSLAAAYAAGRYGHVMFAEAVHEPALALAETLITGMGNKRLKRVFYSDNGSTGVEVGVKMALGAARGRYGWAGEEKVGVIGLKGSYHGDTIGAMDCSEPGVFNEKVEWYEGKGAWLGSPGVRCEKGVWAVEGGGEFKTLGDVFDVEGREKRGEGRGYEKEIRGVLEKLVGEEGKKFGALILEPVVLGAGGMHLVDPLFQRTLVKVVRQSPELSGRKHQSNDELDWSGLPVVFDEVFTGIYRLGRFSAASFLGVDPDISVHAKLLTGGLLPLSVTLASESVFRSFLSDDKSDALLHGHSYTAHAVGCQVALESLKTMMKMEKSGEWCWAISSQQKGDDQTQHASSEQVAAIADSRVWSVWSHELIEWLSWQKGVEGVWALGTVLAIHMGSAGSVVGVGYKSTAAKGLQAALLKASEDDGSVHSRVLGNVLYLMAGQTTTEKNVRRVERLVKQGLEDGT, from the exons ATGTCGCCACAGTTGGGCGCTCTGCTGCACCGCTCGTTGCGTGTGTACCAAGTATGGGGCGCCAACACAGAAGTCGGCAAGACTGTCTTCAGCACCATTCTCTGCAAGTTGACCAGCGGCTACAAGCCGGATGAAAAAACAGCATTCCTCAAGCCCGTTTCTACCGGGCCGGCAGAGGAAGCAGACGGTCG CCACATTTCAAAGTTTATACCGGGACTGGACTCACAGACGCTGTACCAGTTTGATCTTCCCGTGAGCCCTCATCTCGCAGCCCAGGTCTCCCAACAGAATACACCTTCAGACGAAGAGGTGCTCTGCAAGATCCACGAATTTGCTTCCCGCCTCGCTTCCACCAACCCCGGATGGCTGTTTGTCGAAACCGCCGGCGGCGTGCACTCCCCTGGCCCTTCCGGCACCACACAAGCCGACCTCTACCGGCCACTTCGCCTCCctgccatcctcatcggCGATGCCAAGCTCGGCGGCATCTCCTCGACCATTTCGGCCTTTGAATCCCTCAAAATTCGTGGCTACGATGTGGAGTTGGTCCTCTTGTTCGAGGACAAGACCTACCAAAACCACAGCTATCTTACCCCTTATTTCCAAGAAAAACACTCTATCCCCGTCCAGACagtccccctccctcctccacgtcTTTCGCCCTCTAACGACATTAGCAACATGCAAGCCTACTATACTACAGCTCTGGgtctcccctctctctccgcCATCCCCTCGCATCTTTCGTCGTTGCATCAAGCCCGCATTGCCCGCCTACAGTCCATGCCTGAGACTGCCTCCAAAACAATCTGGTACCCCTtcacccagcaccagcagctcaCCCCAGATAAAATCACCGTCATCGACTCGGCCAAGGACTCCCACTTTGACACTTTCCAGTCGGGCTCACCCAGCAAGTCACTGCTCCGGCCAATGTTTGACGGCTCAGCCTCGTGGTGGACCCAGGGCCTTGGCCACGGGAACCCAGCCCTatctcttgctgctgcttatGCGGCTGGTCGGTATGGGCACGTGATGTTTGCTGAGGCTGTCCATGAGCCTGCTCTCGCGCTGGCAGAGACGCTGATTACCGGGATGGGAAATAAGCGGTTGAAGAGGGTTTTCTACTCTGACAATGGGAGTACGGGGGTGGAAGTGGGGGTGAAAATGGCTTTGGGGGCTGCAAGGGGGAGGTATGggtgggcaggggaggaaaaggttgGAGTGATTGGGCTCAAGGGGAGTTACCATGGGGATACCATCGGGGCGATGGACTGTAGCGAGCCGGGGGTGTTTAATGAGAAGGTGGAGTGGTatgagggaaagggagcTTGGTTGGGGAGTCCGGGGGTGAGGTGTgagaagggggtttgggctgtggaggggggaggggagtttAAGACGTTGGGTGATGTTTTTGATGTGGAGGGacgggagaaaaggggggagggaagggggtatGAGAAGGAGATCAGAGGGGTTttggagaagctggtgggtgaagaggggaagaagtTTGGGGCCTTGATTCTGGAGCCGGTTGTGTTGGGGGCGGGTGGGATGCATTTGGT GGATCCCCTTTTTCAGCGGACGCTGGTTAAGGTCGTCCGACAATCACCAGAGCTATCCGGTAGAAAGCATCAATCAAACGACGAGCTGGATTGGAGCGGCCTTCCGGTTGTGTTTGACGAGGTCTTTACAGGAATTTATCGTCTTGGCCGCTTCAGTGCTGCCTCGTTTCTCGGCGTCGATCCTGACATTTCCGTCCACGCAAAGCTGCTGACTGGTGGTCTGCTGCCGCTCAGTGTCACCTTGGCATCTGAGAGCGTCTTCCGGTCGTTTTTGAGTGACGATAAGAGCGATGCCCTCTTGCACGGACACAGCTACACGGCTCACGCTGTTGGCTGCCAGGTAGCTTTGGAAAGTCTGAAGAcaatgatgaagatggaaaAGAGTGGggagtggtgttgggctATTTCGAGTCAGCAGAAAGGCGACGATCAAACCCAGCATGCCAGCTCTGAGCAGGTTGCTGCGATTGCTGATTCCAGGGTCTGGTCGGTGTGGAGTCATGAGTTGATTGAATGGCTTTCATGGCAgaaaggggttgaaggtgtgTGGGCGCTCGGAACGGTCCTGGCGATTCACATGGGCTCGGCGGGCAGTGTCGTAGGTGTAGGCTACAAGAGCACTGCTGCAAAGGGGCTTCAGGCTGCTTTGCTGAAGGCCtctgaggatgatggcagTGTGCATAGTCGTGTTTTGGGCAATGTGTTGTACCTGATGGCTGGGCAGACGACGACGGAGAAGAATGTCAGGCGGGTTGAGAGGCTTGTTAAACAGGGTCTGGAGGATGGCACTTGA
- a CDS encoding hypothetical protein (COG:S; EggNog:ENOG503Q4G4) — MKFAYSEQVLRASSDETAMAFFFNARGGPMERSPKGMYRSLLHQLLGSDSLPQLRPIFHDSALKPHVRLQLAQTYEQIFSNNPSPTWGIDCLKDLLRVAIDRLAVEQELTIFVDALDECVSEEVQEMVEHFDELGTAAISSQKQLRICFSSRHYPQIEIAHRRELVLELQHGHEQDISAYIENKLRIGLSEGATRIKREVQRKASGVFMWVILAPLRVLPPKLSELFREIVHQGNEDNGEDGARCLRLRVQGIGFSRRQLTLPGYYYTAICGLSPRELSEWDPKLVTVEDMKRFLLSSSKRLAESNKTTGDGNKFRVQFIHESVREYFLKDGLAELFPGLTTTALRQKSHLELQSCCHSYVEHITKLFGNTTKTPEKDQWA; from the exons ATGAAGTTCGCTTACAGTGAGCAAGTTCTACGCGCCAGCAGCGATGAAACTGCCATGGCATTTTTCTTCAACGCCAGAGGAGGTCCGATGGAACGCTCTCCGAAAGGGATGTATCGTTCGCTGCTTCACCAGCTCCTGGGATCCGACTCGTTGCCACAACTACGACCAATATTTCATGATTCCGCCCTCAAGCCACATGTCAGGTTGCAACTGGCGCAGACATACGAGCAAATATTCTCAAACAATCCATCTCCCACATGGGGGATTGACTGCCTCAAGGATTTGCTTCGCGTTGCCATCGACAGGCTTGCCGTTGAACAGGAATTGACGATTTTCGTTGATGCACTGGACGAATGTGTTTCCGAAGAAGTTCAGGAAATGGTGGAACACTTTGACGAGCTTGGAACTGCGGCAATTTCAAGTCAGAAGCAGTTGCGCATCTGTTTCTCAAGTCGCCACTATCCGCAAATTGAAATCGCACACCGGCGGGAGCTTGTTCTCGAGCTCCAGCACGGACATGAGCAGGATATATCTGCCTACATAGAAAACAAGCTCAGGATTGGCCTCAGCGAGGGGGCAACAAGGATCAAGCGGGAAGTGCAAAGGAAGGCCTCCGGTGTTTTCATGTGGGTGATCTTGGCG CCACTGCGGGTGCTGCCTCCCAAGTTGAGTGAGCTGTTCCGGGAAATTGTTCACCAAGGCAACGAAGACAACGGAGAGGACGGGGCGAGGTGCCTCCGACTACGTGTTCAAGGGATTGGGTTTAGCCGACGACAGCTGACGCTGCCTGGGTATTACTACACGGCTATTTGTGGGTTGAGTCCCAGGGAGCTGTCTGAATGGGACCCGAAACTCGTCACTGTTGAAGACATGAAGCGCTTCCTCCTTAGTTCGTCTAAAAGACTCGCCGAGTCGAACAAAACGACCGGCGATGGAAACAAATTCAGGGTTCAATTTATACACGAATCCGTCCGCGAGTATTTCTTGAAGGATGGTCTTGCGGAATTGTTTCCAGGTTTGACTACAACAGCGCTGCGGCAGAAAAGTCATCTCGAACTACAAAGCTGCTGCCATAGTTATGTCGAGCATATCACCAAACTGTTTGGAAACACCACGAAGACGCCTGAGAAGGACCAATGGGCTTAA
- a CDS encoding hypothetical protein (EggNog:ENOG503NUQT; CAZy:AA3; COG:E), whose protein sequence is MTYNAGSYGTNTSKHSIFATFSRGHTPAIIPIYQALRGYPGVEIPIDHSVGTLGLAWTPRSMEPISFNRSYSRSGHYDGLNRDNYHLLTATRVEKVVFKGKTAEGVEISPRWPEAHEGKGKGKGKINGKGSGKRVIRARKEIVLSAGAIHTPQILQLSGIGPASLLKQTKIPVIVDLPGVGANLQDHAYQPAVQFNLNTTLPPIEAFLFGPGLNLMLGLPGISPTRYQSLAASYLSQSPSEFLPKHIHPTIIAGYAQQQRLYAAGMLDKNFAFSATGVGALPVAAPQLMHGLSRGTVTLNLSSPLSEPIVDYRFASNPLDLDIVAENIKFYRRFYTGPDSTLRQYVDLTLGESQPGKGYQSDEGLKGWLRENLVPSVYHPSGTAAKMAREWGGVVNEGLEVYGVKGLSVVDTSIFPTIPGAATSMTVYAVAEKAADLIKARAVVVVGL, encoded by the exons ATGACATACAACGCAGGGAGTTATGGAACCAACACGAGCAAGCACAGCATCTTTGCCACATTTTCTAGGGGCCATACGCCTGCTATCA TTCCAATCTATCAAGCCCTGCGTGGATATCCTGGTGTGGAAATCCCAATTGACCATTCGGTTGGCACCCTCGGACTAGCCTGGACACCAAGATCAATGGAACCGATCTCTTTCAACCGGTCATATTCTCGAAGTGGACACTATGACGGCCTTAACAGGGACAATTACCACCTGCTCACCGCTACCAGGGTCGAAAAGGTTGTGTTCAAGGGCAAGACAGCAGAAGGTGTGGAGATCTCGCCTCGCTGGCCTGAAGCACACGAGGGCAAAGGCAAGGGGAAGGGCAAAATTAATGGGAAAGGGAGTGGTAAGAGGGTTATCAGAGCTCGGAAAGAGATCGTCCTCTCCGCTGGAGCCATCCACACCCCTCAGATCCTCCAGTTGAGTGGCATCGGCCCTGCTTCTCTTCTCAAGCAAACCAAGATTCCCGTCATAGTCGACCTTCCCGGCGTTGGCGCTAATTTGCAAGACCACGCTTACCAGCCGGCAGTTCAGTTCAACT taaacaccaccctcccccccatcgaagccttcctcttcggcccCGGCCTCAACCTCATGCTCGGCCTCCCAGGCATCTCCCCTACCCGGTACCAATCCCTTGCCGCTTCCTACCTCTCCCAGTCCCCCTCCGAGTTCCTCCCGAAACAcatccaccccaccatcatcgccggctACGCCCAGCAACAACGTCTCTACGCCGCAGGCATGCTAGACAAAAACTTTGCCTTCTCCGCCACCGGCGTCGGCGCCCTACCCGTTGCTGCTCCTCAGCTCATGCACGGCCTATCTCGCGGCACCGTCactctcaacctctcctctccgCTGTCAGAACCGATAGTTGACTACCGTTTTGCTTCCAACCCGCTTGATCTTGACATTGTGGCTGAAAACATAAAGTTCTATCGAAGGTTTTACACCGGTCCCGATAGTACACTGAGGCAGTACGTTGATTTGACTTTGGGGGAAAGTCAGCCTGGTAAGGGGTACCAGTCTGATGAGGGGCtgaaggggtggttgagagaGAACTTGGTGCCGAGTGTGTATCACCCAAGTGGGACAGCCGCGAAAATGGCGAGGGagtgggggggggtggtgaatgaAGGGTTGGAGGTATATGGAGTGAAAGGGTTGAGTGTGGTGGATACGAGTATTTTTCCTACTATTCCAGGGGCGGCGACGAGTATGACTGTTtatgctgttgctgagaag GCTGCCGATCTGATCAAGGCGAGGGCTGTAGTTGTTGTAGGCTTGTGA
- a CDS encoding hypothetical protein (EggNog:ENOG503NUQT; COG:E) has product MARVALLLGLNVLGHCLASPHSYSLLHNRDDAHDVYDYVVVGGGTAGLTVADRLSESGKYTVLAIEYGIIEPDGRRNRTNMYNITSVPQVNLNNRTFPVDVGCIVGGSSAVNAQGFQRGTKRDYNNWAELSGVNDSSWNWDDLQPYFRKSRPSNLVAGLIQT; this is encoded by the exons ATGGCTCGAGTTGCATTATTGTTGGGGCTGAATGTCCTAGGCCACTGTTTAGCATCTCCTCATTCCTACTCGTTGCTTCATAACCGGGACGATGCTCACGATGTTTACGACTACGTGGTGGTCGGCGGGGGGACAGCCGGTCTGACTGTTGCGGATCGACTGAGCGAGAGTGGAAAGT ACACTGTCCTGGCCATCGAATATGGGATCATTG AACCCGATGGACGCCGAAACCGAACAAACATGTACAACATCACCTCTGTTCCTCAGGTGAACTTGAACAACCGCACCTTTCCGGTCGATGTCGGGTGCATTGTGGGTGGTAGCTCAGCTGTCAATGCTCAGGGGTTTCAGCGAGGGACCAAGCGTGACTACAACAACTG GGCTGAGCTTTCCGGCGTCAACGACAGTAGCTGGAATTGGGATGATCTTCAGCCTTACTTCAGAAAG TCTAGGCCATCCAACTTGGTAGCGGGCCTCATCCAGACATAG
- a CDS encoding hypothetical protein (EggNog:ENOG503NUNI; COG:S), with protein MAALKSLGHRAFRESGLQSVYTTGLDAYLIILSRSCRMFAYGASSLILALFFAELQFSDYQIGLFMSLTLLGDVILSLCLTLVADHVGRRRTLFLGSILMICSGTTFALCENYFVLLAAAVVGVISATGGDFGPFRAIEESTVSELTNPDTRADVLVWYVTTASLGSAVGTTTSGRIIDWLSAREGWTLLDAYHGCFWLYAIMGLTNMACSAMLSERCELKKKAPEGGSGETAPLLQETTDDGVAKPKEKASWVSQISRETLAIVGVLWFLLMVDSLADGMVSMSLTTYYMDKKFHLPKSTLGDMLSTSYILSSVTNIFAGPLARYIGLVNTMVFTHIPSSTAVLLFPLPKTVSLTFALLLLRVGLNNMDQAPRAALIAAVVKPEERTAVMGITGMLRTLASTTGPSITGVLAGNNRFWVAYVVAGALRLAYDLGLFALFINIKLHKHEPAGEPTGEERREADEEEPLPTLTSI; from the exons ATGGCCGCCCTCAAGTCCCTGGGCCACCGCGCTTTTCGCGAGTCTGGCCTGCAGTCAGTTTACACCACCGGCCTCGATGCttacctcatcatcctctcccgAAGCTGCCGCATGTTCGCCTACGGTGCCAGCAGCTTGATCCTCGCTCTGTTCTTTGCCGAGCTTCAGTTTTCCGACTACCAGATTGGACTGTTTATGAGTTTGACGCTGCTGGGGGATGTCATCTTGTCACTGTGCTTGACGCTCGTGGCTGACCatgttgggaggaggaggacattgtTCTTGGGGTCGATACTGATGATCTGTTCGGGGACTACGTTTGCTCTCTGCGAGAACTATTTCGTTCttctcgccgccgccgttgttggtgtaaTCAGTGCCACGGGAGGTGATTTTGGACCGTTCAGGGCAATTGAAGAGTCGACCGTTTCCGaactcaccaaccccgacacAAGAGCCGACGTGCTGGTTTGGTAtgtcaccaccgccagcctGGGATCAGCAGTGGGGACTACGACATCGGGACGCATTATTGACTGGCTCAGTGCAAGAGAGGGATGGACGCTTCTAGATGCCTACCACGGGTGCTTCTGGCTGTACGCTATTATGGGACTGACAAATATGGCCTGCAGTGCCATGCTGTCAGAAAGATGCGAGCTCAAAAAGAAGGCTCCAGAGGGTGGCAGTGGGGAAACAGCGCCACTGCTTCAGGAGACAACGGATGACGGTGTtgccaagcccaaggagaaggcaaGCTGGGTCTCCCAGATATCTAGGGAAACACTGGCCATTGTGGGCGTCTTGTGGTtcttgctgatggtggaCTCGCTCGCCGACGGCATGGTCAGCATGTCCCTGACGACCTATTACATGGACAAGAAGTTTCACCTGCCCAAGTCGACGCTCGGCGATATGCTGTCGACCTCTTACATTCTGTCGTCTGTCACCAACATTTTTGCCGGCCCGCTGGCGCGGTATATCGGCCTCGTCAACACGATGGTTTTTACACATATCCCGTCCTCCACCGCTGTCTTGCTGTTCCCGCTGCCAAAGACCGTTTCCCTGACCTTtgctctcctgctcctcagAGTCGGCCTGAACAACATGGATCAGGCACCTCGGGCAGCGCTCATCGCGGCCGTGGTGAAACCAGAAGAAAGAACTGCCGTCATGGGCATAACGGGCATGCTACGGACCCTGGCTTCCACCACAGGTCCAAGCATCACGGGCGTCCTCGCCGGCAACAACCGATTCTGGGTCGCCTATGTTGTCGCTGGTGCGTTGCGTTTGGCGTATGATCTTGGCTTGTTTGCCCTGTTTATCAATATCAAGCTTCACAAACATGAGCCAGCCGGTGAGCCCACaggcgaggagaggagagaagcTGACGAAGAGGAACCCTTG CCGACTCTCACCTCAATATAA
- a CDS encoding hypothetical protein (COG:S; EggNog:ENOG503NV2E), whose translation MRRAPLPRISVYSTHRNLSRSCPALSAKPAASDPSNPISDTSPKSNEEKELGPLTRRLQEATEEALLEGGRAGRRAVLEDAGFSEELKAKLLNKLADAKFQGEYSAAASVLAHSKIPDSAGLGTRSIAAAQPWTGTESTEDAVLRMLNDAHKPLAPGLRGKNKIVPEPVDMRFKTRSNVSAGQRAAEARDKASLYTSLSGDKQKDVGLSDEEREAMKREFRERFTPGARAMPNTITGLAALANERIENAIARGQFKHIPRGKGVERDARADNPFIDTTEYIMNKMIKRQDLVPPWIEKQQELLKTAANFRLTIRTNWKRHMARMISAKGGSLEEKLRRAREYARAEEVHNPRRKRKVEEMSVSTNSTDDPVMVKMRQQAASNATPVTEGVKESTEENMPVGRPFRDPAWEAAERSYMELAITNLNTITRSYNLMAPELAKKPYFSLERELSSCFADVAPQVAEEIKARATAPAKSMVDYNFLGSGKPLQRGGLRGTFGMGEQSRVWERNEPRYGFKEFWKDLFKKDK comes from the coding sequence ATGCGACgagctcctcttccgagAATTTCCGTCTATTCTACCCACCGCAATCTCTCACGATCCTGCCCCGCCCTATCTGCCAAACCCGCTGCCAGCGACCCCTCGAATCCTATCTCAGATACCTCTCCGAAATCcaatgaagaaaaagaactcGGCCCCCTGACACGTCGCCTTCAAGAGGCAACCGAAGAGGCTCTTTTGGAGGGAGGGCGAGCCGGCCGTCGCGCTGTGCTCGAAGATGCCGGTTTCTCCGAAGAACTCAAAGCCAAACTGCTGAACAAACTGGCCGATGCCAAATTCCAAGGAGAATACTCAGCCGCCGCCTCGGTTCTTGCCCACTCGAAAATACCCGATTCCGCCGGCCTAGGTACGAGATCCATCGCCGCAGCGCAGCCCTGGACAGGCACCGAATCGACCGAAGATGCTGTGTTACGAATGCTCAACGACGCCCACAAGCCATTGGCCCCCGGGCTTCGAGGTAAAAACAAAATTGTCCCCGAGCCAGTTGACATGCGATTTAAAACAAGATCAAATGTCAGCGCTGGGCAAAGAGCAGCCGAGGCGAGGGACAAGGCTTCCTTGTACACCTCTCTCTCAGGGGACAAACAAAAGGATGTTGGGTTGAGCGATGAAGAAAGAGAAGCTATGAAACGGGAATTCAGGGAGCGCTTTACTCCCGGGGCACGAGCCAtgcccaacaccatcaccgggCTTGCGGCTTTGGCTAATGAGCGCATCGAAAACGCCATTGCCAGAGGGCAGTTCAAACATATCCCGAGAGGCAAGGGAGTCGAAAGAGACGCGAGGGCGGATAATCCGTTTATCGATACGACAGAATACATAATGAACAAGATGATCAAACGACAAGACCTTGTGCCGCCGTGGATAGAAAAGCAACAAGAGTTGCTAAAGACGGCTGCAAATTTCAGGTTGACAATACGGACTAATTGGAAAAGGCACATGGCGCGCATGATATCTGCCAAGGGAGGCAGtttggaggagaagttgagaCGGGCGAGGGAGTACGCAAGAGCAGAAGAGGTGCACAACCcaaggagaaagagaaaggtggaagagatgaGTGTGTCGACGAACTCGACGGATGAtccggtgatggtgaagatgaggcAGCAGGCTGCTTCGAATGCCACACCGGTGACTGAGGGAGTAAAAGAATCGACGGAGGAAAACATGCCCGTCGGCCGGCCATTTCGAGATCCGGCTTGGGAAGCAGCCGAGAGGTCATACATGGAgctcgccatcaccaacctaAACACTATTACCAGGTCATACAACTTGATGGCGCCGGAGCTCGCCAAGAAGCCGTATTTCTCGCTGGAAAGAGAACTCAGCAGCTGTTTCGCGGATGTGGCGCCGCAGGTGGCGGAGGAAATCAAGGCGAGGGCAACAGCGCCGGCAAAGTCAATGGTCGATTATAACTTTCTTGGTAGCGGAAAGCCACTACAGAGAGGGGGGCTTAGGGGGACCTTTGGAATGGGCGAACAGAGCCGGGTGTGGGAGCGTAATGAACCGAGGTATGGGTTCAAGGAGTTTTGGAAAGATTTgttcaagaaggacaagTAG
- the BTN1 gene encoding battenin CLN3 protein (EggNog:ENOG503NUKN; COG:U; BUSCO:EOG09263C1V) produces the protein MNSRSPSSSGLLPLPFPGTPSSSWRFYRARLSAFMRDPNTSVLVAFWLFGLVNNILYVLLLTAAQDLVGPSIPKALVLLADVMPSFLTKLVAPYFIHLVPYSIRILVFVALSSGGMLLVALTPNTQSVGVKMVGVIIASISSGGGELSFLGLTHYYGVNSLAAWGSGTGAAGLVGAGLYVLMTDWLGMSVKNSLLVSALMPGVMLLSFFVILPRERIKQQTGTTGYEPLPGLDRDDSPESEREIDASAASAALLSEPGPSSVTAYHNNHPGDKSASFWVNLRRAKSLFWPYMLPLLLVYVAEYTINQGVAPTLLFPLEQSPFNEYRSFYPFYGFLYQLGVFISRSSTPWFRIHHLYFPSLLQVGNLVLLTLHALLNFIPSVYLVFVVIFWEGLLGGAVYVNTFAEIMDNVPVEDREFSLGATSVSDSGGICIAGFIGMAMEVWLCDWQVQRGRDYCRRVEVS, from the exons atgaATTCCcgctcgccctcctcctcggggcTGCTCCCCCTGCCGTTTCCCGGcaccccgtcctcctcatgGCGCTTTTACCGTGCCCGGCTGTCTGCATTCATGCGCGATCCCAATACCTCGGTTTTGGTGGCATTTTGGTTGTTTG GCCTAgtcaacaacatcctctACGTTCTCCTGCTGACCGCAGCCCAAGACCTCGTCGGCCCGTCCATCCCCAAAGCTCTCGTCCTGCTGGCAGATGTGATGCCCTCCTTTCTGACAAAACTCGTCGCGCCGTATTTCATCCACCTCGTGCCGTACTCGATCCGCATATTGGTGTTTGTGGCGTTATCATCGGGGGGCATGCTACTGGTGGCACTCACTCCGAACACACAGTCTGTCGGGGTCAAAATGGTCGGCGTGATAATAGCCAGTATCAGCTCCGGCGGAGGAGAACTCAGTTTCCTGGGGTTGACGCACTATTACGGCGTTAACAGCCTTGCGGCGTGGGGAAGCGGGACGGGAGCGGCGGGTTTGGTCGGGGCAGGGTTGTACGTCCTGATGACTGACTGGCTGGGTATGTCTGTCAAAAACAGCTTGCTAGTCAGCGCGCTGATGCCCGGGGTCAtgctgttgtctttttttgtcATCCTTCCTAGAGAGAGGATAAAGCAGCAGACTGGAACAACAGGATATGAACCACTCCCCGGTCTCGACAGAGATGACTCGCCAGAAAGTGAACGCGAAATCGATGCCTCTGCTGCATCAGCAGCCCTTCTCTCTGAACCCGGCCCGTCATCCGTCACAGCctaccacaacaaccaccccggCGACAAATCCGCCTCATTCTGGGTCAATCTCCGCCGCGCCAAGTCACTCTTCTGGCCTTACATGCTTCCACTGCTGCTCGTCTACGTAGCAGAGTACACCATCAACCAAGGCGTCGCACCCACCCTCCTTTTCCCGCTTGAGCAATCTCCCTTTAACGAGTACCGCTCTTTCTACCCCTTTTACGGCTTCTTGTATCAGCTAGGCGTGTTCATCTCCCGCTCTTCGACGCCGTGGTTCAGGATACACCACCTCTACTTCCCGTCGCTCCTTCAAGTCGGAAATCTGGTGTTGCTTACGCTGCATGCATTGCTCAACTTTATCCCGTCTGTCTACCTGGTGTTTGTCGTCATCTTTTGGGAGGGGCTGTTGGGAGGGGCGGTGTATGTGAATACGTTTGCCGAGATTATGGACAACGTCCCTGTAGAGGACAGAGAGTTCAGTCTGGGTGCCACGTCGGTCAGCGACAGTGGGGGCATATGCATCGCCGGGTTTATTGGTATGGCGATGGAGGTGTGGCTTTGCGACTGGCAGGTGCAGCGGGGGAGGGATTATTGCCGGAGGGTAGAGGTGAGCTGA